The DNA region GCATCTTTCTTCATCACTTTAAATTCCTCTTCACCTATTAAATCCTTTGTCTCAGAAGTTAAAGGTAAAACTAAAACAATAATATCTGATCTTCTCAACACTTCATGTAAATCCTTATAGGAAAAAAGCTCGTCAGGGAGAAAAACCATATCATCCTTTTGATTTATATCTCTTTTTACTCCTATAACTTTCATACCAAAACTCTTTGCGATTCTTCCTATCTCTTGACCTATTTTCCCATAGCCTATTATCCCCATGGTCTTTCCTGTAAGTTCCTCACACCATTTTATCTCATCTCTATTCCATTTCCTCTCAAATTTTCCCCTAAGAGCTATATTTATTCTCCTGGTCCAAGAAAGTAAAAGAGCAAACACATGTTCGGCAATTGGTTTAGGATGAACACCACTTGCAGTAGTTATAATTATGTCTGAATTAAGAAGTTCTTCAAAAAGAAGATTATCAATACCTGCTGAGGAAGATTGAATCCATTTAAGATTTTTTGCCTTTTTAAGATCATCCTTAGAGATATGTCCCCCTAAAAACACCTCAGCTTCTTCAATATTTTCCACAATCTCAACATCATTTCTTGCCTCTTTTATCCGTTCTAAATATTCTTCTTTTAAAGGGTAAGCTATATATACTTTCATTTTCACATTTCCTCCCTTTGAAATTTCTTATTATATTATGTTATAATCTTATTCACTATGGAACTTTACTTATATAATACACTAACAAGAAGAAAAGAGAAATTTGAACCTTTAAATCCGCCCTATGTGGGGATGTATACCTGTGGTCCCACAGTATATAACTATGCCCATATAGGAAATCTGAGGACTTATATTTTTGAGGATATATTAAAGAGAGTATTATTATATAATGGTTATATAGTAAAACATGTGATGAACATTACCGATGTAGGGCATCTTACCTCTGATGCCGACGAAGGAGAAGATAAAATAGAAAGAGAGGCTAAAAAGGAAAGAAGAACCGCTTGGGAAATAGCAGAATTTTATACTGAAGCCTTTAAAAGAGATATTAAAAAATTAAATATTCTTGAACCTGATATATGGTGTAAGGCCACTGATCACATCAAAGATTTTATTGATTTAATACTTATTTTAGAAAAGAAGGGCTACACTTATAAAACTTCTGACGGAATTTATTTTGATACTTCAAAAGTTCCTGATTATGGAAAATTAGCAGGACAAGACTTAGAAAATCTTCTTCCTGGGGCAAGAGTAGAATACAATCCCGAGAAGAAAAATCCTACAGACTTTGCTTTATGGAAGTTTTCTCCAAAAGATGTAAAAAGACAAATGGAGTGGGACTCTCCATGGGGCATAGGATTTCCTGGATGGCATATTGAGTGCTCTGCTATGTCCACAAAATATTTAGGACAACCTTTTGATATTCATTGTGGTGGTATAGACCATATCCCTATACATCATACTAATGAAATTGCTCAATCAGAAGCAGCCTACGACAAACCTATGGCAAAATATTGGCTTCATGGAGAGTTCCTTGTAATGGGTGAAAAAAGAATGGGAAAATCCGAGGGCAATTTCATCACCTTGTCAGATTTAGAAGAAAAGGGATATCATCCTCTATCCTATAGATATTTTTGCCTCACAGCCCATTATAGAAGTCCATTAAGATTTACTTGGACTGCTTTAGAATCAGCCCAAAGAGCCCTATTTAGATTATACGAAAACATGAAGAGATACCCTCAAGAAAATGCCTCCTATGATAAAAAATACGAAGAGGAATTTCATAAAGCTATAAATGATGATTTAGATATGCCAAAAGCCCTTGCCATAACTTGGGAATTAGTAAAAGATGATCAGGTACCTCCCGAAGTAAAGAGAGCAACTCTTCTTCAGTTTGATAAAGTTTTAGGACTTTCCCTTAATAATCCCCCAGAGATAAAAATAGAAATTCCTGAAGAAATTTGGAAACTCGTGGAAGAAAGAGAGTTAGCAAGAAAAAACAAAGACTGGGAAAAAGCCGACAAAATACGTGAAGAAATAAGGAATAAGGGCTACATTATTGAAGATACTCCTCAAGGACCAAGGGTTAAGAAAGCTACACCGTTAACAAAATAATATCAATCCTTATACTTATACATTCTCTCGTCCGCTACCTTTAAAAGAGTATTCAAATCTTCTCCATCCTTAGGATATTCTGCTATGCCATAGGTAAAACTTAAATTAAATCCAAAAGAACTCATCATTTCAATCTCAAATTTTTCCTTTACTCTATGTACTATTTTTTCTGCAGTATCCTTATCAATGTTTAATAAAATAATACAAAATTCATCTCCCCCATATCTTACCAAGATATCATAATCCCTAAAGTTTTTCTTAAAAAACTCTGATACATTTACAAGTACCCTATCTCCTAATTCATGCCCCCATCTATCATTTATATTTTTAAAATTATCCAGATCAACAAAAACTAAAGAAAACAAACTATGATTTCTCTTTATATCCTCATAACTTTCTTCAAGAAATCTTCTGTTATAAACTCCTGTTAAATGGTCTAAATAAGCCAATTTTTCTGTTTCTCTTTTCTCCCACTTTAACTTTTCTTCTCTTTCTTTTATCTTGGAAATCATATATGTAAATGCCTTAATAAAATCTCCAAGCTCATCATCTCTATTTTTTATAAGCTCTATCTCATACTCGCCATTTGCTATTTTGTGAGAGACCTCCACAAGTTTTTCAAAAGGCTTAAAAGTTATATTCAATAAGACTCTTATAAGAGATATAGACAAAATCAAAATAATCCCCAAGGATATACCAAAAATAATTAGAATCATCTTATTAAACTCATGTAAAGAAGTATCTTCCTTGTCCATAACAACATAAATCCCATTCTCCAAAGGAACCACCATATGAAGATAAGGATACTTGTAATAATCTTCTAAACTAACTTTGTTAGAGCTATCCTTAGAAACAAAAGTAAGTCTTATACCCATAATTTCTTCCAATCCTTTTATATACTCCGTATCGACTTTCCTCGCAAAGAGAAGATAAGCACCATAAAATTTTTTTCTATTCTCATCATACACAGGTCCTACAGCATAAAGATAAAAATCTTTATTTATCTCCATTAGAGAAATTTCTATCTCTCTCTTTAATGGAATCTTATTTAACGGAAAATTAAAAGAAGAAGTTATTACTCTTCTATCCTCAGTAAAAAGCACCACATCATAACCTAAGGTATTTTTTATCCATGGATTTATATTTGATTTAATCCAAAGCTTATCTCTTTTAACAACTGCATTCTCACCAAGGTCCTTCCAATAAGTATAATCTTTTATTTGATTTTTTAAAATCTGCTTTTCCCTATTTATGATATATAAAATTGTTCTCTTATAAGCTTCTACTTCTTTGGTCACTCTTTCCCTTAGATTTAGAGCAAGTAAATGAAAAGAAAGCAGAAAAATCAAGAGAAAAGCCAACAATATAACGCCAGAAGCTAAGATTGTTATTCTAAATCTAAAACTCTTTATCTTTATAATGTCTAAGACCTCCAGTCTTTTTGATATCTAAGAAAAAATTATAACATAAGATTTATAATATCAAGTTTTGTGTTAAAATAATTCATGGAGAGGTGGCCGAGCGGACGAAGGCGCTCGCCTCGAAAGCGAGTAGGCTAAATGCCTCGTGGGTTCGAATCCCACCCTCTCCGCCATTTAAAACATGAAAAACAAAGTTAAGAATATTAAGAGAAAGCTTAAAATTTTATACCTCTTTTATAAAGATCCTACTGTCCCTCTTATAAAGAAATTTCCTGCCATAATACTCCTTGGTTATACCTTAAGTCCAATTGATCTTATCCCTGATTTTATTCCCATACTTGGATATTTAGACGATTACATAATACTTCCCATAGGCATATATCTTTGTTATAAATTAATTCCCCAAGATAAATTGAAAAAATATGAGGAAATTATTGAAAAGCAAGATCCATCTTTGAAAAAGAATTGGATTTCAGGAGTAATTATCCTTCTAATTTGGATAATCATACTAGGAATCCTATTGAAACGATTGCCTAAAAGTTAATGTTATTGTAAAATGTTATAAAAATAAAAAACGGGAGGGTTAAAAATATGCCTTTTGTGGATCACCGTAATCAAAAAATTAGAAGATCAAAAGAAGAACTTCTCAAACACATGCAAACCTTTAAGTTAGACTTGAAATTTTCCGTAGGAATTTGGTACTTTACCCCTGGTGGTGGTAGGTTCCATGAACCCTATGTAGAACAAAAAGGTATCCCAGAAAGAATAGAAATGGCTGCTGAGATGGCAAAATATGGAGTAAAAGGAATTGAAGCCCACTATCCAGCAGAGGTAAATGAAGAAAACCTTCATCTTTATAAACAGTTAGAAAAAGAGACAGGAATAAGACTTGTTGCGGTTCCACTGAGCCTATTCTATGATAAGATCTTTGAATTTGGCTCTCTTTCTAATCCCTATGAAAAGTATAGAAAAATAGCCTATGAAAGGTTAGTAAATGGATTAAAATTAGTGAAAGAGGCTAATGCAGATATTTGTATTATTTGGCCTGGAATTGACGGATATACTTATTCCTATGGGCATCTATACTATCATATGTGGGATACCTTTGAAGAACTTGTAGCACAAGCCATGGATGAGGTACCTGGAGTACAAGTAGCTATAGAACCAAAACCATATGAGCCTGCTCCTAATAACATATATAGAACTACTGCTGATGGAATTTTAGCTGCAAGAGACATAGAGGCAAGATTAAAGAATCCTGAAAATTTAAAACTTTTACAAGAAGGTCATGCTCTTGTAGGACTTAATCCTGAAGTAGGTCATGTAAGAATGGGATTTGAAGATCTTCCTTATGCCTACGCAAGAGTAGCGAGAGAAGGAAGGTTATTCCATACCCATTGGAATAGCCAACCCTTAGGAAATTATGACCAAGATCTAAATATAGGAGTAGTTGACTGGGATTCCACCGAGGCTCTTCTTTACACCCTAAAAATGGTAGGGTATCAAGGATACTTTGGAATAGATATAAATCCAGAGAGAATTCCTGTGGTTAAGGCTATTGAGATCAATACGAAAGTTCTTCAAATTATGAATGAAAGAATTGAAAGATTACCTCATGATAGAATCATTGAATGCTACTTTGATCCAGAAAACCATAGAGGCGAACTTGAATTAATTCTTGCTGAAAATCACAGATAAGCCCTTTAAAGATGGGGGAGGACTTTCTCCCCCATTATTTTTAACCTCACTTTAACCTATAGTCAAAAAAACCTAAAAATACAAATAAATAAAAGAATTTAGGTAAAAAAATACTAATTTCTTTGATTTTTCCATCTTGCTCTATATGTTGGGTTGTGGTATATATATAACCACAATATTTAGTGGGGAGGGTAAAAATTGAGATGCCCATTCTGTGGATATGAGGATACTTTTGTCATAGATACTAGAGAAATTGAGGATCAGAAGGTAATAAGAAGGAGAAGAGAATGTCCTAACTGTAAAAACAGATTTACTACCTATGAAAGGATAGAAGAAAAACCTATCATGGTTATTAAAAAAGATGGAAGAAGAGAACCTTTTGACAGAAATAAGCTTCTTGCTGGACTTCAAAGAGCAGTAGTAAAAAGAAATATAGATAACGAAAAATTGGAGGCTATAATTGACGAGATCATCACAAATATAAGAAAACAAGGAGTAAGCGAAATAACTTCAAAAGAAATTGGAAAAATGGTGTTAGAGAAACTAAAGGATCTAGATGCGGTCGCTTATGTGAGATTTGCTTCTGTTTATCAAGAATTTAGCTCTTTAGAAGAATTTGCAAAGCTTTTATCTCAAATGAAAGAAGAATAATCTTAACTTAAGGGGGATTAGCCATGATTAGCAATCTGAATGACTTAATAAAAGAATATTTAACAAGGGAAGATTGGAGAGTTAATGAAAACTCCAATATGGGATATTCTCTACAAGGACTAAACTACTATTTATATTCTTCTTTAATCGCAAAATACTGGCTTGAAGAAATCTACCCACCAGAGATATCAAAAGCCCATCAAAGTGGTGACTTCCACATACATGATTTGGGCTCTCTATCGGTATATTGTGTAGGATGGGATCTTGAAGACCTACTTCTCAAAGGCTTTGGAGGAGTAGAAGGTAAAGTAGCAAGCAAGCCTGCTAAACACTTTAGAACAGCCTTAGGACAAATAGTAAACTTTATGTTCACTTTACAAGGAGAAGCAGCAGGAGCTATAGCCTTTTCTAACTTTGACACTTTTCTTGCTCCTTTTATAGCCTATGATGGTCTCACTTACAAAGAAGTAAAACAAGCCATGCAAGAGTTTATTTTCAACTTAAACATACCTACAAGAACAGGTTTTCAAACCCCATTTACAAATCTAAGCTTTGACCTTGTAGTACCAGAAGATTTAAAAAACAAAAAAGTAATAATAGGTGGAGAAAGAAAAGAAGCGACCTATGGGGAATTCCAAAGAGAGATGGATCTTTTGAATGAAGCTTTTGCTGAAGTAATGATAGAAGGTGATGCCAATGGAAGAATATTTACCTTTCCAATTCCTACTTATAGCATAACTAAAGACTTTCCATGGGAAAAATCAAACCTTACGAAAATCTGGGAAATGACAGCAAAATATGGTACACCCTATTTCTCCAACTTTGTAAATTCGGATATGGATCCTTCAGATGTAAGATCCATGTGTTGTAGATTAAGGCTTGACAATTCCTTGGTAAGACAAAGAGCCTTAAGTTTCACTTTGAATAACAATACCAAAAATGTAGATGAACTAAAACATAGGGGAGGAGGACTCTTTGGTGCCAATCCATTAACAGGGAGTGTAGGCGTAGTAACCATCAATATGCCAAGACTTGGATATCTTTCTAAGAGCGAAGAGGAATTTTTTGAAAGATTATTTTACCTTATGGAGCTTGCAAAAGAGAGTTTAGAGATTAAAAGAC from Dictyoglomus turgidum DSM 6724 includes:
- a CDS encoding sensor domain-containing diguanylate cyclase, giving the protein MTKEVEAYKRTILYIINREKQILKNQIKDYTYWKDLGENAVVKRDKLWIKSNINPWIKNTLGYDVVLFTEDRRVITSSFNFPLNKIPLKREIEISLMEINKDFYLYAVGPVYDENRKKFYGAYLLFARKVDTEYIKGLEEIMGIRLTFVSKDSSNKVSLEDYYKYPYLHMVVPLENGIYVVMDKEDTSLHEFNKMILIIFGISLGIILILSISLIRVLLNITFKPFEKLVEVSHKIANGEYEIELIKNRDDELGDFIKAFTYMISKIKEREEKLKWEKRETEKLAYLDHLTGVYNRRFLEESYEDIKRNHSLFSLVFVDLDNFKNINDRWGHELGDRVLVNVSEFFKKNFRDYDILVRYGGDEFCIILLNIDKDTAEKIVHRVKEKFEIEMMSSFGFNLSFTYGIAEYPKDGEDLNTLLKVADERMYKYKD
- the nrdR gene encoding transcriptional regulator NrdR, which gives rise to MRCPFCGYEDTFVIDTREIEDQKVIRRRRECPNCKNRFTTYERIEEKPIMVIKKDGRREPFDRNKLLAGLQRAVVKRNIDNEKLEAIIDEIITNIRKQGVSEITSKEIGKMVLEKLKDLDAVAYVRFASVYQEFSSLEEFAKLLSQMKEE
- a CDS encoding D-2-hydroxyacid dehydrogenase, translated to MKVYIAYPLKEEYLERIKEARNDVEIVENIEEAEVFLGGHISKDDLKKAKNLKWIQSSSAGIDNLLFEELLNSDIIITTASGVHPKPIAEHVFALLLSWTRRINIALRGKFERKWNRDEIKWCEELTGKTMGIIGYGKIGQEIGRIAKSFGMKVIGVKRDINQKDDMVFLPDELFSYKDLHEVLRRSDIIVLVLPLTSETKDLIGEEEFKVMKKDAIFINVGRGKTVKEDALVKALENGQIQCALLDVFYEEPLPEESPLWNLENVIITPHIAGMTPYYDDRLVEIFIHNLKNYPEVSRMLNVVDKSLGY
- a CDS encoding ribonucleoside triphosphate reductase — its product is MISNLNDLIKEYLTREDWRVNENSNMGYSLQGLNYYLYSSLIAKYWLEEIYPPEISKAHQSGDFHIHDLGSLSVYCVGWDLEDLLLKGFGGVEGKVASKPAKHFRTALGQIVNFMFTLQGEAAGAIAFSNFDTFLAPFIAYDGLTYKEVKQAMQEFIFNLNIPTRTGFQTPFTNLSFDLVVPEDLKNKKVIIGGERKEATYGEFQREMDLLNEAFAEVMIEGDANGRIFTFPIPTYSITKDFPWEKSNLTKIWEMTAKYGTPYFSNFVNSDMDPSDVRSMCCRLRLDNSLVRQRALSFTLNNNTKNVDELKHRGGGLFGANPLTGSVGVVTINMPRLGYLSKSEEEFFERLFYLMELAKESLEIKRQVIEDLTHKNLYPYSKYYLSGIYELTGQYWGNHFATIGLIGMHEACVNFLGEGIETLAGREFTIKVLKFMREKLIEFQKETNNLYNLEATPGEGTSYRLARIDKNKYPEIYTSGTDEPFYTNSTQLPVDYSADPFEVLEHQDEIQSLYTGGTVLHIFLGEALEDIEMVKEAVKLITSNYRLPYFTLTPTFSICPEHGYQRGSHEKCPICGRETEIYSRVVGYYRPVKSWNKGKQEEFKLRKTFILTLKERRRIENLRLPGI
- a CDS encoding YkvA family protein; its protein translation is MKNKVKNIKRKLKILYLFYKDPTVPLIKKFPAIILLGYTLSPIDLIPDFIPILGYLDDYIILPIGIYLCYKLIPQDKLKKYEEIIEKQDPSLKKNWISGVIILLIWIIILGILLKRLPKS
- the cysS gene encoding cysteine--tRNA ligase codes for the protein MELYLYNTLTRRKEKFEPLNPPYVGMYTCGPTVYNYAHIGNLRTYIFEDILKRVLLYNGYIVKHVMNITDVGHLTSDADEGEDKIEREAKKERRTAWEIAEFYTEAFKRDIKKLNILEPDIWCKATDHIKDFIDLILILEKKGYTYKTSDGIYFDTSKVPDYGKLAGQDLENLLPGARVEYNPEKKNPTDFALWKFSPKDVKRQMEWDSPWGIGFPGWHIECSAMSTKYLGQPFDIHCGGIDHIPIHHTNEIAQSEAAYDKPMAKYWLHGEFLVMGEKRMGKSEGNFITLSDLEEKGYHPLSYRYFCLTAHYRSPLRFTWTALESAQRALFRLYENMKRYPQENASYDKKYEEEFHKAINDDLDMPKALAITWELVKDDQVPPEVKRATLLQFDKVLGLSLNNPPEIKIEIPEEIWKLVEERELARKNKDWEKADKIREEIRNKGYIIEDTPQGPRVKKATPLTK
- a CDS encoding TIM barrel protein; translation: MPFVDHRNQKIRRSKEELLKHMQTFKLDLKFSVGIWYFTPGGGRFHEPYVEQKGIPERIEMAAEMAKYGVKGIEAHYPAEVNEENLHLYKQLEKETGIRLVAVPLSLFYDKIFEFGSLSNPYEKYRKIAYERLVNGLKLVKEANADICIIWPGIDGYTYSYGHLYYHMWDTFEELVAQAMDEVPGVQVAIEPKPYEPAPNNIYRTTADGILAARDIEARLKNPENLKLLQEGHALVGLNPEVGHVRMGFEDLPYAYARVAREGRLFHTHWNSQPLGNYDQDLNIGVVDWDSTEALLYTLKMVGYQGYFGIDINPERIPVVKAIEINTKVLQIMNERIERLPHDRIIECYFDPENHRGELELILAENHR